One Enterococcus silesiacus genomic window carries:
- a CDS encoding cell surface protein, producing the protein MNKRIVSLLLLIIMIGLAPLKASAQDGTMNFSVTAVIPENQIDKTKTYFDLKMKPGQVQELEVLMNNPLDKEVTVENYANTAITNDNGIVDYSNSDPTLDKTLKAPFSIISEVEKESTIPAKSSKTLKVKVTMPDEELDGVILGGLHFTEKEDKTKENKDNSGVQIKNRFAFAIGVLIRENDNVIKPDLLLGKIQPSQVNYRNVLKANIQNTQPVIIQKLEVDARVTKKGSKETLFEQKKPGIRMAPNSNFNFGTSWENEEFKAGKYTLHMNVSNGSEKWKWSKDFEISQKDAKKLNEQAVELKVDPTNWYIFGGVAAAVLLMIITFAFSQYISKKKQQKRKKLRANAAKRKKSKNRQKNNTKNKRDS; encoded by the coding sequence ATGAATAAACGAATAGTATCACTTTTACTTTTGATCATCATGATAGGACTGGCTCCACTAAAAGCTTCAGCACAAGATGGAACCATGAATTTTTCTGTAACAGCGGTCATTCCTGAGAATCAAATAGATAAAACAAAAACTTATTTTGATTTGAAGATGAAGCCTGGTCAAGTTCAGGAATTAGAAGTTTTGATGAATAATCCTTTAGACAAAGAAGTCACCGTGGAAAATTATGCGAATACAGCAATTACCAATGATAATGGCATCGTTGATTATAGCAATTCAGATCCTACATTGGATAAAACACTAAAAGCACCTTTTTCCATCATTAGTGAAGTAGAAAAAGAAAGCACGATTCCAGCCAAAAGCTCAAAAACGTTAAAAGTAAAGGTGACAATGCCTGATGAAGAATTGGATGGTGTCATTTTAGGTGGTCTTCATTTTACTGAAAAAGAAGACAAAACAAAAGAAAATAAAGATAACTCAGGCGTGCAGATTAAAAATCGCTTTGCTTTTGCAATTGGTGTATTGATTAGAGAAAATGACAATGTTATTAAACCAGATTTGCTGCTAGGTAAAATACAACCATCTCAGGTCAACTATAGAAATGTTTTGAAGGCGAATATTCAAAATACACAGCCCGTGATTATCCAAAAGCTGGAAGTTGATGCTCGAGTAACTAAAAAAGGTAGCAAAGAAACATTATTCGAACAAAAAAAGCCTGGCATTCGGATGGCACCAAATTCTAACTTTAACTTTGGAACGAGTTGGGAGAATGAAGAATTTAAAGCAGGAAAATATACATTACACATGAATGTGTCTAATGGGTCTGAAAAATGGAAATGGTCTAAAGATTTTGAAATAAGCCAAAAAGACGCAAAAAAACTGAATGAACAAGCAGTTGAATTAAAGGTTGATCCTACAAATTGGTATATTTTTGGGGGAGTAGCCGCAGCTGTACTGTTGATGATTATTACATTTGCGTTTAGTCAATACATCAGTAAAAAGAAACAGCAAAAAAGAAAAAAATTAAGAGCTAATGCAGCAAAAAGAAAAAAATCAAAGAATAGACAAAAAAATAATACTAAAAATAAAAGAGATAGCTAA
- a CDS encoding cell surface protein — translation MKKIMRKFIVFMALLLGGVCVEVPVVFADGAVENKSEAEILYTENSDITPPIDRDKPGEAVEIVSSVPIRPGTSGPLSVDFAPHVIFGEHDGSQKNDLYYAKLMRIKKLSDGTEEMVPNFLQITDNRGKNSGWRLTIKQNGQLKNGTHSLKGAEISLKNITLFSPNNGGKPIATESVRLDPEGGEPTEMAKSTEKTGKGTWLVMFGKDSEESKTSIQVSVPGTSEKKKGNYTTSLTWELIDTPI, via the coding sequence ATGAAAAAAATCATGAGAAAATTTATTGTTTTTATGGCGCTGCTGTTAGGGGGAGTTTGTGTAGAGGTGCCGGTAGTTTTTGCAGATGGAGCGGTGGAAAATAAATCTGAAGCAGAAATTTTATATACAGAAAATAGTGATATTACTCCACCTATCGATAGGGACAAACCTGGTGAGGCAGTAGAAATAGTTTCGTCAGTTCCCATTCGTCCTGGAACGTCAGGTCCATTGAGTGTTGATTTTGCCCCACATGTTATTTTTGGAGAACATGATGGATCGCAGAAAAATGATCTTTATTATGCAAAATTGATGCGGATAAAAAAGTTATCTGATGGGACTGAAGAAATGGTCCCAAATTTCCTTCAAATAACTGATAATCGAGGAAAAAATTCTGGATGGCGTTTAACGATTAAACAAAATGGGCAGCTTAAAAATGGTACACACTCATTGAAAGGAGCTGAAATATCGTTAAAAAATATTACGCTGTTTTCTCCAAACAATGGAGGCAAACCCATTGCTACAGAGAGTGTGCGTCTTGATCCAGAAGGCGGAGAACCAACAGAAATGGCTAAGTCTACCGAAAAAACGGGTAAAGGAACTTGGTTAGTTATGTTTGGAAAAGATAGCGAAGAAAGTAAAACAAGCATACAAGTCAGTGTTCCAGGAACAAGCGAAAAGAAAAAAGGTAACTATACAACTTCCTTAACCTGGGAGTTGATTGATACACCAATCTAA
- a CDS encoding 6-phospho-beta-glucosidase gives MTRDALKIATIGGGSSYTPELIEGYIKRKDELPIKEIWLVDIEAGKEKLETVGAMAKRMVKAAGLDWEVHLTLDRRAALKDADFVSTQFRVGLLDARIKDERIPLSHGVLGQETNGAGGMFKAFRTIPVILGIIEDMKELCPDAWLVNFTNPAGMVTEAAIKHGGWKKTAGLCNVPIGHRKQAAEKLGIPEDDLFFKFAGINHFHWHRVWDKQGNERTQELIDLIYGPQEDSESHLKNIHNAPFHYEQIKDLGMLPCGYHRYYYIEDEMLKHSIEEFEKGETRAQVVKETEARLFELYKDPNLDYKPKELEQRGGTHYSDAACELIASIHNDKRTDMVVSTENNGTITDLPYDCVVEVSGPVTAHGHEPYNWGAFPPAARGIIQVMKGMEETVIRAAIDGDYGAALHAFTINPLVPGGAMAKTLLDELLIAHKDHLPNFSAAIAKIEAEQPDTVAYVTELMKSN, from the coding sequence ATGACAAGAGATGCTTTAAAAATCGCAACAATTGGTGGAGGTTCAAGTTATACACCAGAATTAATCGAAGGATATATTAAAAGAAAAGATGAGCTACCAATCAAAGAAATTTGGTTAGTCGATATTGAAGCAGGTAAAGAAAAATTGGAAACAGTTGGCGCCATGGCAAAACGCATGGTCAAAGCAGCTGGATTGGACTGGGAAGTTCATTTAACCTTAGATCGTCGTGCAGCATTAAAAGATGCTGACTTTGTGTCAACACAATTCCGTGTAGGATTACTTGACGCACGTATCAAAGATGAGCGTATTCCTTTATCGCATGGCGTTTTAGGACAAGAAACAAACGGAGCAGGTGGTATGTTTAAAGCGTTCCGAACAATCCCTGTTATTCTTGGTATTATTGAAGACATGAAAGAATTATGCCCAGACGCATGGTTGGTTAACTTTACAAACCCAGCTGGCATGGTTACAGAAGCGGCAATCAAGCATGGCGGTTGGAAAAAAACGGCTGGGTTGTGTAATGTACCGATTGGTCACAGAAAACAAGCAGCTGAAAAATTAGGTATTCCAGAAGATGATTTATTCTTCAAGTTTGCTGGGATCAATCACTTCCATTGGCACCGTGTTTGGGATAAACAAGGAAATGAACGAACACAAGAATTGATCGACTTAATTTATGGACCGCAAGAAGACTCTGAAAGTCACTTGAAAAATATCCATAACGCACCATTCCATTATGAACAAATCAAAGACTTAGGGATGTTGCCTTGCGGCTATCACCGTTATTATTATATCGAAGATGAAATGCTGAAACATTCAATTGAAGAATTTGAAAAAGGAGAAACAAGAGCACAAGTCGTTAAAGAAACGGAAGCTCGTCTGTTTGAACTTTATAAAGATCCGAACTTAGATTACAAACCAAAAGAATTAGAACAACGTGGTGGTACACACTACAGCGATGCAGCCTGTGAATTGATCGCATCGATCCATAATGATAAACGTACAGATATGGTTGTTTCAACTGAAAATAATGGAACAATCACTGATTTACCATACGATTGTGTCGTTGAAGTTTCTGGACCTGTAACAGCTCATGGACATGAGCCTTATAATTGGGGTGCTTTCCCACCAGCTGCTCGTGGTATTATTCAAGTAATGAAAGGCATGGAAGAAACAGTGATTCGTGCTGCTATTGATGGAGACTATGGTGCAGCATTGCATGCATTTACGATCAACCCATTAGTTCCAGGTGGCGCAATGGCTAAAACATTACTAGATGAGCTATTGATCGCGCACAAAGATCATCTACCAAACTTTTCTGCAGCTATTGCAAAGATTGAAGCAGAGCAACCAGATACGGTGGCATATGTAACAGAATTGATGAAAAGTAACTAA
- a CDS encoding sodium ABC transporter permease produces MSKFWIIASDVYKKNVKTISFAIMILVPFIVMGIIYVAGSLADGFSEETKVGLVSDNQELAQQLAKSKTDEYTFKVVSSQEDAEKQLKDKDIEAFLVLDTAKQQIQGKLYTESSLGTTTELMMSQMLNGLQSSLNASKLNLTSEQVESLSQPANFEKSKVSFDDKGKMTTGQDNTAIQSALSFIITIILWIIIITYASIIAQEIASEKGTRIMEVILSSTKAQTHFYGKLTGVILVALTQIVIYAGAFGIGYTQLKDLDMVKGLLEGLSSTNLLGSFVIYTLLFFVLGVFVYSVLAALCGSLVSKPEDTAKAVQPIIYIAMIGYFIGISLGMGDPQNIVIKVTSYIPLISSFIMPIRLANETVTNTGAMISVVILFVFGVLLTLFSAKLYKSNVLVYSEGGVLKSLKQSISILRNERQK; encoded by the coding sequence ATGAGTAAATTTTGGATCATAGCAAGTGATGTTTATAAAAAGAATGTTAAAACTATTTCCTTTGCTATTATGATACTGGTACCCTTTATTGTTATGGGAATTATTTATGTTGCAGGTTCACTGGCAGACGGATTTTCTGAGGAAACAAAGGTTGGCCTTGTCTCAGACAATCAGGAGTTAGCGCAACAATTAGCAAAGTCAAAAACAGATGAGTATACGTTTAAAGTTGTTTCATCGCAAGAAGATGCTGAAAAACAGTTAAAGGATAAAGATATCGAAGCATTTCTAGTATTGGATACTGCAAAGCAACAAATTCAAGGGAAATTATATACAGAATCTTCTTTAGGTACAACGACAGAATTGATGATGAGTCAAATGCTCAACGGACTTCAGTCATCGTTGAATGCGAGTAAATTGAATTTAACATCTGAACAGGTGGAAAGCTTGAGTCAACCGGCGAATTTTGAAAAGAGTAAGGTTAGTTTTGATGACAAAGGAAAAATGACAACAGGCCAAGATAACACAGCGATCCAGTCGGCTTTATCATTTATTATCACAATTATTCTTTGGATTATTATCATCACGTATGCGTCAATCATTGCACAAGAAATAGCCTCTGAAAAAGGGACTCGAATCATGGAAGTTATTTTATCAAGTACCAAAGCGCAAACGCATTTTTATGGAAAATTGACTGGCGTCATTTTAGTCGCTCTTACTCAAATCGTGATTTATGCTGGAGCATTTGGAATCGGCTACACACAATTAAAAGACTTAGATATGGTAAAAGGCTTATTAGAGGGCCTTTCCTCGACTAATCTACTGGGTAGCTTCGTAATCTATACTTTGCTATTCTTTGTGTTAGGAGTCTTCGTGTACTCAGTGTTAGCTGCTTTGTGTGGATCTTTGGTATCCAAACCCGAAGATACAGCAAAAGCAGTTCAACCGATTATTTATATTGCGATGATTGGTTACTTTATCGGGATTTCATTAGGTATGGGTGACCCACAAAATATCGTGATCAAAGTTACCTCCTATATTCCACTGATTTCATCTTTTATCATGCCAATTCGTTTAGCAAATGAAACGGTAACAAACACTGGAGCGATGATTTCTGTTGTGATTCTTTTCGTTTTCGGCGTATTATTGACCCTATTTTCAGCGAAACTCTATAAATCAAATGTATTGGTTTATAGTGAAGGCGGCGTTTTAAAATCTCTAAAACAATCGATTTCGATTTTAAGAAATGAACGCCAAAAATAG
- a CDS encoding sodium ABC transporter ATP-binding protein, translating to MLEVKNLVKTFGDYTAVDNMSFEIPDGKILGLIGQNGAGKTTTFRLILDFLTQDSGVVLWNGHQLSGKDYNDIGYLPEERGLYPKVSIQEQLIYFAELRGKTKKEIEPKIDEWMEKFKVKGKKTDKVKSLSKGNQQKVQLIATLIHEPKLVILDEPFSGLDPVNAELLKDGIIALKEKGSCVIFSSHNMDNVEKICDHLVMLRSGEMVLNGKVHEIRESFGRTKVFLESPLTPEDVLAVDGVQSAVKRADGVVEVTLSDPKAGQEIFARATQFGYIPMFNQQPPTLEEIFKMKAGEPNE from the coding sequence ATGTTAGAAGTAAAGAATTTGGTTAAAACATTTGGGGACTATACAGCCGTAGATAATATGTCTTTTGAAATCCCAGATGGCAAAATCCTTGGATTAATCGGTCAAAATGGAGCAGGCAAGACGACGACTTTCCGTTTGATCTTGGACTTTTTAACCCAAGATAGTGGTGTGGTATTGTGGAATGGACATCAATTAAGTGGGAAAGATTACAATGATATCGGTTATCTGCCAGAAGAGCGTGGGTTATATCCAAAAGTCTCGATTCAAGAGCAATTGATTTACTTTGCTGAATTAAGAGGGAAGACAAAAAAGGAAATCGAACCTAAAATTGATGAATGGATGGAAAAGTTCAAAGTTAAAGGTAAAAAAACAGATAAAGTAAAATCATTGTCTAAAGGAAATCAACAAAAAGTTCAACTGATCGCTACACTGATTCATGAACCAAAATTGGTTATTTTAGATGAGCCATTTAGTGGCTTGGATCCAGTGAATGCAGAGTTGTTAAAAGATGGGATCATCGCGTTGAAAGAAAAAGGCTCGTGTGTAATTTTTTCTAGTCATAATATGGATAATGTTGAAAAAATTTGTGATCATCTTGTAATGTTAAGAAGTGGTGAGATGGTGCTTAATGGGAAAGTTCATGAGATCCGTGAAAGTTTTGGACGTACAAAGGTCTTCTTAGAATCCCCTTTGACCCCAGAAGATGTTTTAGCGGTAGACGGAGTACAATCAGCAGTAAAACGTGCTGATGGTGTCGTTGAAGTAACCTTGAGTGATCCAAAAGCGGGCCAAGAAATTTTTGCACGTGCAACTCAATTTGGCTACATTCCAATGTTTAATCAGCAACCACCGACCTTAGAAGAAATATTCAAGATGAAAGCAGGTGAGCCAAATGAGTAA
- a CDS encoding PadR family transcriptional regulator encodes MEDTLTDSTYLILLALLEPQHGYAIMKEVNSLTNGQVDIGPASMYTILKKLQKSELITLEESSERKKIYLITEKGLENLKRDIKRRKLLYQAGNRLLAEKGRNE; translated from the coding sequence TTGGAAGATACACTGACGGATTCCACTTATTTGATTCTACTGGCCTTGCTAGAACCGCAACATGGCTACGCTATCATGAAAGAAGTGAACAGTTTAACAAACGGGCAGGTAGATATTGGTCCTGCAAGTATGTATACAATTTTAAAAAAGTTACAGAAAAGTGAATTGATTACATTAGAGGAGAGCAGTGAACGAAAGAAGATCTATTTAATTACGGAGAAGGGTCTTGAAAATTTAAAGCGAGATATCAAGCGTCGTAAACTTCTTTACCAAGCTGGAAACCGTCTGTTAGCTGAAAAAGGGAGAAATGAATGA
- a CDS encoding excinuclease ABC subunit C, with the protein MNERIKNKLALLPDQPGCYLMKDKNGTIIYVGKAKVLKNRVRSYFTGSHDTKTERLVSEIEDFEYIVTESNIEALLLEINLIHKNNPKYNIMLKDDKSYPFIKITNEDYPRLLITRKVSKDKALYFGPYPDVGAANETKRLLDRLFPLRKCRVLPKEVCLYYHMGQCLAPCVFDIPKSTYTKMVAEIKSFLNGGHPVIQEEIQRKMNEAAENMEFEKAAEYRDQIKAIETVMTRQKMTSADLVDRDVFGYAVDKGWMCVQVFFIRQGKLIERDVSIFPFYNEEEEDFLTFIGQFYQENEHFIPREVLIPDNIDVASVEAMLSTKVLQPQRGEKKKLVKLAGKNATVALQEKFDLIVRKQERTIGAVEKLGNAMNIPTPIRIEAFDNSNIMGTDPVSAMVVFIDGRPDKKEYRKYKIKTVKGPDDYASMREVIYRRYSRVLKENLPFPDLILIDGGKGQIDAAKEVLDNQLGLDIPIAGLAKNDKHKTSELLFGPHLDVVPLERNSQEFFLLQRIQDEVHRFAITFHRQLRSKNSFASRLDDIEGLGPKRKKELLKQFKSLKYITAASIEELNASGLPKNVAKNVYDHLHQKESDSEETT; encoded by the coding sequence ATGAACGAAAGAATCAAAAATAAATTAGCATTGCTTCCTGATCAACCTGGTTGTTACTTGATGAAGGATAAAAATGGTACAATCATTTACGTTGGGAAAGCAAAAGTATTAAAAAACCGTGTACGTTCTTATTTTACTGGTAGCCATGATACTAAAACAGAACGGCTAGTCAGCGAAATTGAAGATTTTGAATATATTGTGACAGAATCCAACATTGAAGCGCTACTGTTGGAAATTAATTTGATTCATAAAAATAATCCTAAGTATAATATCATGTTGAAAGATGATAAAAGTTATCCGTTTATCAAAATAACAAATGAAGATTATCCACGATTATTGATTACCAGAAAAGTTTCAAAAGATAAAGCACTATATTTTGGTCCGTACCCTGATGTGGGAGCGGCTAATGAAACAAAACGTTTACTTGATCGGCTGTTTCCACTTAGAAAATGTCGAGTATTACCGAAAGAGGTTTGTCTTTATTATCATATGGGACAATGTTTAGCGCCATGTGTTTTTGATATTCCTAAATCAACCTACACTAAGATGGTCGCTGAAATCAAAAGTTTTCTAAACGGTGGCCATCCAGTGATTCAAGAAGAGATACAAAGAAAAATGAATGAAGCTGCGGAAAACATGGAATTTGAAAAAGCTGCAGAATATCGTGATCAAATCAAAGCAATCGAAACTGTGATGACCCGTCAAAAAATGACAAGCGCGGACTTAGTGGATCGTGATGTGTTTGGTTATGCTGTTGATAAAGGCTGGATGTGTGTTCAGGTCTTCTTTATCCGTCAAGGTAAATTAATTGAAAGAGATGTTTCAATTTTTCCTTTTTACAATGAAGAAGAAGAAGATTTTTTAACCTTTATCGGGCAATTTTACCAAGAAAACGAACACTTTATTCCTAGAGAAGTCTTGATTCCAGATAATATCGACGTTGCGAGTGTAGAAGCAATGCTTTCAACTAAGGTGTTGCAACCACAACGTGGAGAAAAAAAGAAATTAGTCAAATTAGCTGGCAAAAATGCAACGGTTGCACTACAGGAAAAATTTGATTTAATTGTACGAAAACAAGAACGCACAATTGGAGCGGTCGAGAAGTTGGGGAATGCCATGAATATCCCCACGCCTATAAGAATTGAAGCGTTCGATAATTCGAATATCATGGGAACCGATCCAGTTTCCGCAATGGTTGTTTTTATTGATGGCCGTCCAGATAAGAAGGAATACCGTAAATACAAAATCAAAACAGTTAAAGGTCCAGATGATTACGCTTCAATGCGTGAAGTGATTTATCGCCGCTATTCACGAGTGCTAAAAGAGAATCTGCCATTTCCTGATTTGATTTTGATCGATGGAGGTAAAGGGCAAATAGATGCAGCCAAAGAAGTTTTGGATAACCAATTAGGCTTAGATATTCCGATAGCTGGACTTGCTAAAAATGATAAGCATAAAACCAGCGAACTGCTTTTTGGTCCTCATTTAGACGTTGTTCCTTTAGAACGAAATTCACAAGAATTCTTTTTATTGCAGCGTATTCAAGATGAAGTACATCGATTTGCAATTACTTTTCATCGTCAACTGCGTAGTAAAAATAGTTTTGCCTCACGTTTAGATGATATAGAAGGATTGGGACCAAAAAGGAAAAAAGAATTACTAAAGCAATTTAAGTCATTGAAATATATTACAGCCGCTTCAATCGAAGAACTAAACGCTTCTGGATTACCGAAAAATGTCGCTAAGAATGTGTATGATCATTTACATCAAAAAGAATCTGATTCAGAGGAAACGACTTAA
- a CDS encoding thioredoxin, with protein MTQVITDKDFSTETDNGLVLIDFWATWCGPCRMQSPILEQLSEEYDESEVKIAKMDVDENPETPASFGIMSIPTLLLKKDGEVVEKAVGVHSKEQLRAMIDKYL; from the coding sequence ATGACACAAGTAATTACTGATAAAGATTTTTCAACTGAAACAGATAACGGTCTTGTATTGATTGATTTTTGGGCGACTTGGTGTGGTCCTTGTCGTATGCAATCACCGATTTTAGAACAATTAAGTGAAGAATATGATGAAAGTGAAGTTAAAATTGCGAAGATGGATGTTGATGAAAATCCAGAAACTCCAGCTTCATTTGGCATTATGAGTATTCCAACATTGCTCTTGAAAAAAGACGGAGAAGTTGTAGAAAAAGCAGTAGGTGTTCATTCAAAAGAACAATTACGTGCAATGATCGACAAATATTTGTAA
- a CDS encoding DNA mismatch repair protein MutS, whose translation MNTRILTTLGFDKVKQLISQYVVTAQGLEEIEHLVPINDATSIQAWLQETEDGLKIQRLRGGIPIPKLENIRPHMKRIEIGADLNGLELAHVGRVLSTTSEIIRFFNDLQDSEIELLRLYSWIDQLIVLPELSRRLKESIDEDGRVTDEASPELKIIRNNIRKSEQTIREQLDGIVRGKNAKYLSDAIVTMRNERYVIPVKQEYKSVFGGVVHDQSSSGQTLFVEPKQIVDLNNRLRQHQIAERNEIERILSELSAELVPHRNDIMHNAYVIGKLDFINAKARFGKEIKAVVPEISEENHIYFKQARHPLLDQEKAVPNDITIGQEYQAIVITGPNTGGKTITLKTLGLLQLMGQSGLPIPAGEESRMGIFDEVFADIGDEQSIEQSLSTFSSHMTNIVDVLKKVDRHSLVLFDELGAGTDPQEGAALAISILDALGSKSAYVMATTHYPELKVYGYNRAGTINASMEFDVDTLSPTYRLLIGVPGRSNAFEISKRLGLDTTIIDEAKHIMDGESQDLNEMIADLENRRKMAETEYLEVRHYVDEAKRLHSELKEAYGYFFDEREKEMAKARQKANELVSQAEEEASGIISDIRKMQLTGGNQGGVKEHQLIDAKSKLSKLHQEETHLEKNKVLKKAKEQKKLKSGDEVIVNTFGQRGTLIRKSSDHEWQVQLGILKMSVDESDMTPVAPEKEPTQRVTAIRSSETSHVANQLDLRGKRYEEALAEVDQYLDAAILAGYPQVTIVHGKGTGALRTGITDYLKNHRSVSSYEFAPGNQGGNGATIVKFK comes from the coding sequence ATGAACACACGAATTTTAACAACGTTAGGTTTTGATAAAGTCAAACAGCTGATTTCTCAATATGTGGTTACAGCACAAGGCTTGGAAGAGATCGAACACTTAGTTCCTATAAATGATGCAACAAGTATCCAAGCGTGGCTACAAGAAACGGAAGATGGATTGAAAATCCAACGTTTACGCGGCGGAATCCCGATTCCTAAGTTAGAGAATATTCGTCCTCATATGAAAAGAATCGAGATCGGTGCCGACTTAAATGGTCTTGAATTAGCACATGTGGGACGCGTACTGTCAACAACTTCTGAAATCATTCGCTTTTTCAATGATCTGCAAGATAGTGAAATCGAACTCTTAAGACTTTATTCTTGGATCGATCAATTAATTGTGTTGCCAGAATTGAGTCGTCGTTTGAAAGAGTCGATCGATGAAGATGGACGCGTGACAGACGAAGCCTCACCAGAACTAAAAATCATACGAAACAATATTCGTAAAAGTGAACAAACGATTCGCGAACAATTAGATGGCATTGTCAGAGGGAAAAATGCTAAATATTTAAGTGATGCAATCGTGACGATGAGAAACGAACGATATGTTATTCCTGTTAAGCAAGAATACAAGAGTGTCTTTGGCGGAGTAGTGCACGATCAAAGTTCTTCAGGGCAAACGTTATTCGTTGAACCCAAACAAATCGTCGATTTAAATAATCGTCTCCGTCAGCATCAAATTGCCGAACGCAATGAAATTGAGCGGATTTTGTCTGAATTATCAGCTGAGTTGGTTCCTCATCGAAACGATATCATGCATAATGCTTATGTCATAGGTAAATTGGATTTTATCAATGCTAAAGCTCGTTTTGGTAAAGAAATAAAGGCAGTGGTGCCTGAAATTAGTGAAGAGAATCATATTTACTTCAAACAAGCTAGACACCCATTACTTGATCAAGAGAAAGCTGTTCCAAATGACATCACTATTGGTCAAGAATATCAAGCAATTGTGATCACAGGACCAAATACTGGTGGTAAGACCATCACACTTAAAACATTAGGGTTACTTCAATTGATGGGACAATCAGGTTTACCCATCCCAGCTGGTGAAGAAAGCCGCATGGGTATTTTCGATGAGGTTTTTGCTGATATAGGCGATGAGCAGTCGATCGAACAAAGTTTAAGTACTTTCTCGTCCCATATGACAAATATTGTTGATGTGCTAAAGAAAGTTGATCGTCACAGTTTAGTGCTGTTTGATGAGCTAGGTGCCGGAACGGATCCACAAGAAGGTGCTGCTTTAGCTATTTCGATTTTAGATGCGTTAGGTAGTAAAAGTGCATATGTAATGGCTACAACTCATTATCCAGAATTAAAAGTATACGGGTACAATCGTGCTGGTACTATTAATGCCAGTATGGAATTTGATGTAGATACCTTGAGTCCGACCTATCGTTTATTGATTGGCGTTCCAGGACGCAGTAATGCTTTTGAAATCTCTAAGCGTCTAGGTTTAGATACCACGATCATCGATGAAGCAAAACACATCATGGATGGCGAAAGCCAAGATCTCAATGAAATGATTGCTGATTTAGAAAATCGTCGTAAAATGGCAGAAACGGAATATTTAGAAGTTCGTCATTATGTAGATGAGGCAAAACGACTGCATAGCGAACTAAAAGAAGCTTACGGATACTTTTTTGATGAACGAGAAAAAGAAATGGCAAAAGCACGTCAAAAAGCCAATGAACTTGTCTCCCAAGCAGAAGAAGAAGCCAGTGGCATTATCTCTGACATTCGCAAAATGCAGTTGACAGGTGGAAATCAAGGTGGTGTGAAAGAGCATCAGTTGATTGATGCCAAGTCTAAGCTTTCCAAACTTCATCAGGAAGAAACGCATTTAGAAAAAAATAAAGTCTTGAAAAAAGCGAAAGAACAAAAGAAACTAAAATCAGGTGATGAAGTCATCGTTAATACCTTTGGACAACGTGGAACCTTGATCCGTAAATCCAGCGATCATGAATGGCAAGTGCAGTTGGGGATTTTAAAAATGTCTGTTGACGAAAGTGATATGACACCCGTTGCACCAGAAAAAGAACCGACACAAAGAGTGACGGCTATTCGTTCAAGTGAAACTAGCCACGTAGCGAACCAATTAGATTTACGCGGGAAGCGTTATGAAGAAGCGTTGGCCGAAGTTGATCAGTATTTAGATGCTGCAATCTTAGCCGGTTATCCTCAAGTAACGATTGTACACGGTAAGGGAACCGGGGCTTTACGCACTGGGATTACGGATTATTTAAAGAATCATCGTAGTGTGAGCAGTTATGAATTTGCTCCAGGAAATCAAGGTGGTAATGGAGCAACGATCGTGAAATTTAAATAG
- a CDS encoding colicin V production protein CvpA, with product MLTLLILLLLAIGFYTGARRGLILQVLYTVGYFCTYFIARTYYKSLASHLELYIPYPSPTADTKLVFFNQELTLDLDQAFYGAIAFLLILIVGWLVVRFLAIFAHGLVFVPVLKQANWLAGGLISLIVMYIGIFLVLSTLSMLPVDAVQNQFKNSGFARYIIKDTPIFSKQIYHLWIEQMIK from the coding sequence ATGTTAACATTACTCATTTTACTACTATTAGCCATTGGCTTTTATACAGGCGCTAGACGCGGACTAATTCTACAAGTTTTATATACAGTTGGTTATTTTTGTACCTATTTTATAGCTAGAACGTATTATAAGAGTTTAGCCTCTCATCTGGAGTTATACATTCCGTATCCTTCACCAACAGCTGATACTAAATTGGTCTTTTTCAATCAGGAGCTTACACTTGATTTGGATCAAGCTTTTTATGGTGCTATAGCCTTTTTACTTATTTTAATAGTAGGCTGGCTAGTTGTCCGATTTTTGGCGATTTTTGCTCACGGTCTGGTTTTTGTACCTGTTTTAAAGCAAGCAAATTGGTTAGCTGGTGGATTAATTAGTTTGATAGTGATGTATATAGGCATCTTTTTAGTATTGAGCACGTTATCGATGTTACCAGTTGACGCTGTTCAAAATCAATTTAAAAATAGCGGCTTTGCAAGATATATCATCAAAGATACACCTATTTTCTCAAAACAAATCTATCATTTGTGGATTGAACAGATGATTAAATAA